In Penaeus vannamei isolate JL-2024 chromosome 13, ASM4276789v1, whole genome shotgun sequence, the sequence gcgtgcgcgtgcgtgtgtgtgtgtgtgtgtgtgtgtgtgtgtgcgcgtgtgcgtgtgcgtgcgtgtgcgcgtgcgcgtgtgcgtgcgtgtgcgtgtgtgtgtgtgtgtgcttgtgcgtgcgtgtgcgtgtgtgcgtgcgtgtgtgtgtgtgtgcgtgtgcgtgtgcgtgtgcgcgtgtgtgtgtgtgtgtgtgtgtgtgtgtgcgtgtgcgtgtgcgcgtgcgtgtgtgtgtgtgtgtgcgtgtgcgtgtgcgtgtgcgtgtgcgtgtgcgcgtgcgtgtgcatgtgtgtgcgtgtgcgtgtgcgtgtgcgcgtgcgtgtgtgtgtgtgtgtgtgtgtgtgcgtgtgcgtgtgcgtgtgcgggtgcgcgtgcgtgtgcgtgtgtgtgtgtgtgtgtctcggcgGCCCCGTGTAAATGATTAATTAAACGTAATGGTTTATAATCGGTGATAATTAATGGTCAAGGTATTTCGTGTTATTTTTAAATGTGACAGATTTCGACATATGATTGGttatttttaaaagttatttattgttttcatttaatcAATAGTAtaatactattgccattattcttgttattatcattgttatcattatcatcattgttatcatcattactattattatcattattattgttatcatcattattatcccttttattatcattgttatcgtcttgATCATCCTcagtattatcactgatattatcatcttcattattattgttttgttgttgtttttgttatttcttttatcataattttcagcatcatcgcttattattattgtcatgataataatgatatcaataataataatatcaataataatgataataataattatgtctataataatgatgatgataatactaatagcaattataataacaataatgataataatgataatgatgatgatgatgatgataatgataatgatgttaatagtaatagtaattataatgataatagtaattgtaattataatgataatcacaacaacaataataataatgatgataaaaaaatgatgatcataataacaataataataataataatgataatgacaacattccTAATAACATCACCAtatcataaataacaacaataacaacaacacctttcacaacaacaataccaatcaCAGAAACAACTacaatgacgacaacaacaacaacaacaagagtcaGATGACGAGCCCAGAGTACGAACACCGTATTATAAAAGCCATCTTTCATTAATTTTTTAATATAAGGTAGGATATAATCGTATATAATCTCCTCGTTATGTGACAGACAGAGATTAAAGCCATCGGCAGGCGTGACAAAGACGCTCAAAGTGCGTCTATGTAAAAGCTGtggataaaaaaggggggggggtaaaaaaaagaaaataaagaagagaaaaaagtaaaaaggaaaaaaaaaagttaaagagaaaataaaaagatatagagataatatatatattcatttatatgtatatatatatatatatatatatatatatatatatatatatatatatatatatgtatatgtacatatacataaatatatatatatatatatatatatatatatatatatatatatatatatatatatacccacacacacacacacacacacacacacacacacacacacacacacacacacacacacacacatatatatatatatatatatatatatatatgtgtgtgtgtgtgtgtgtgtgtgtgtgtgtgtgtgtgtgtgtgtgtgtgtgtgtgtgtgtgtgtgtgtgtgtgtgtgtgtatatagagatgagagagagagagagagagagagagagagagagagagagagaggggggggggggggagggagagagcgagagatggacaagacgggagggaaggagagagagtaaagataaagagaagagagagagagagagagagagagagagagagagagagagaagagagagagagagagagagagagagagagagagagagagagagagagagagaagagagagagagagagagagagagagagagagagagagagagagagagagagagagagagagagagagagagagagagagagagagagagagagagagagagaaagagagagatagagagagagggagagagaaagacagagagagaataagaacgtcaaagatatgaagagagagagagagagagagagagagagagagagagagagagagagagagagagagagagagagagagagagagagagagagagaaagaaagagaaagaggaagagagtgagagaggtaaaaagagacaaatatatagacagaaagacagagagaaaataagaacatcaaagatatatgaaagagagagagagagagaaaaaaaaaaaaaaacaccacaaaccatcaatatttgttcCATTATGTTCATCGCTTCAACCTGGATCACGGAAGCAAGCAAGTCGTCCGCCTTTTCTGAACTCAAAGAGACGAGACTTCTAACACCAGGCGATAAGAGTGACAAGAAAGCACAATGAGGAAATGAAAGTATACCCAACGACAGCTCACCGACGCCagtatgagtaaaaaaaaaaaaaaagtatattgggATTATACGCACATGTTTCAAACGTACACAAGCTGACAATCTCAAACGTGCACATACTAACACTtcaaatgtatacacacttagacctcaaaagtacacacacttacacctcaAATGTACACACACTTAGACCTCAAATATACACACGCTAATACCTCAAATGTATACACGCCAGCATATCTAATGTACACACGCTAACACCTCAAATGTACGCACACTTACACCttaaacgtacacacactcacacctcgaACGTAAACATTCCTAGGCGGGTTTCGGGTATAGGGTATAGACCGGGTATAGGGTATAGACCGGGTATAAGGTATAGACCGGGTATAGGGTATAGACCGGGTATAGGGTATAGACCGGGTATAGGGTATAGACCGGGTATAGGGTATAGACCGGGTATAGGGTATAGACCGGGTATAGGGTATAGACCGGGTACAGGGTATAGACCGGGTATAGGGTATAGGGTATAGACCGGGTATAGGGTATAGACCGGGTATAGGGTATAGACCGGGTATAGGGTACAGGGTATAGACCGGGTATAGGGTATAGACCGGGTATAGGGTATAGACCGGGTATAGGGTATAGACCGGGTATAGGGTATAGACCGGGTATAGGCTATAGACCGGGTATAGGCTATAGACCGGGTATAGGCTATAGACCGGGTATAGGGTATAGACCGGGTATAGGCTATAGACCGGGTATAGGGTATAGACCGGGTATAGGGTATAGACCGGGTATAGGCTATAGACCGGGTATAGGGTATAGACCGGGTATAGGGTATATAGACCGGGTATAGGGTATAGACCGGGTATAGGGTATAACCGGGTATAGGGTATAGACGGGGTATAGGGTATAGGGTATAGACCGAGTATAGGGTATAGACCGGGTATAGGGTATAGGGTATAGACCGGGTATAGGGTATAGACCGGGTATAGGGTACAGACCGGGTATAGGGTATAAACCGGGTACAGGGTATAAACCGGGTATAGGGTATAGACCGGGTATAGGGTATAGACCGGGTATAAGGTATAGACCGGGTATAGGGTATAGACCGGGTATAAGGTATAGACCGGGTATAGGGTATAGACCGGGTATAGGGTATAGACCGGGTACAGGGTATAGACCGGGTATAGGCTATAGACCGGGTATAGGGCATAGACCGGGTATAGGGTATAGACCGGGTATAGGGTATAGACCGGGTATAGGGTATAGACCGGGTATAGGCTATAGACCGGGTATAGGGTATAGACCGGGTATAGGGTACAGACCGGGTATAGAGTATAGACCGGGTATAGAGTATAGACCGGGTATAGGGTACAGACCGGGTATAGGGTATAGACTCACTATGAGGTACTGGGCGACGAGCAAAGGAAAGATCAGGGTATTCAGTCAACTTTCTCTTGGTCTTCGAGCCTCCAGCAACATAAGCACATAAGCAACAGCCATCCTCATAGTTACGTTGTTCTCGCCGCATCACGAGGACCCCAAAGCCCAGCGAATCTCTCCTTCGTGTTGCCGAGTTATGCAGATAATTCACGCAGTTATTGCAGATAACGCGAGGAGCCCAATTTTGCAATGTGCCGAGTTATGCAGATAATTCACGCAGTTATTGCAGATAACGCGAGGAGCCCAATTTTGCAATGTGTCTAGTTATGCAGATCATTCACGCAGTTATTGCAGATAATGAGAGGAGCCCAATTTTTCAATGTGCCGAGTTATGCAGATAATTCCCGCAGTTATTGCAGATAACGCGAGGAGCCCAATTTTGCAATGTGCCGAGTTATGCAGATAATTCACGCAGTTATTGCAGATAACGCGAGGAGCCCAATTTTGCAATGTGCCGAGTTATGCAGATAATTCACGCAGTTATTGCAGATAACGCGAGgagcccaatttttttttttcatcttgctcACCCAATTTTTACCCCGAAATATGCGAAGTAAGTTCGTTTTGCAAAATTGTTGATTTACCTTCGATTCCGGTGTAAATTCTCCGAGAGTTTTTGCAGCTTCTCCTTGCGGCCATGATTAAGCAGAATGATGAATTATTTACAGAAACAGactattttgcttttgtttttgttcagctCTAAACGAAGAACGCAAAAACATAAGCACCAATCATTGCGTCAATAAAATGTTATAATGTGTATACTGTGCTAAATTCCGTAAGGGAATATatcaaagaacaacaacaaaacacatatTAGTCTCCAAGCAAGGAAATCATATGAACAGAAATACAATTTCGATAACCCTCAATGCAAACAATGTGCGATAGTACAACAttaattgaaagaaaagaaaaaagaaaagaaaagaaaagaaaagaaaagaaaagaaaagaaaaagaaaagaaaagaaaagaaaagaaaagaaaagaaaagaaaagaaaagaaaaagaaaagaaaagaaaagaaaggaaaagaaaggaaaggataagaaaagaaagaaaaaagaaaagaaaagaaaagaaaagaaaagaaaagaaaagaaaagaaaagaaaagaaaagaaaagaaaagaaaaaagaaaagaaaagaaaagaaaagaaaagaaaagaaaagaaaagaaaagaaaagaaaaaagaaaaatatatatatacatatatatatatatatatatatatatatatatatatatatatatatatatatatatgttgtgcgtTATCTCTGAAGCAAAAACCAACTAgccaaaataaaagctttttcgTGTTTAGAGTTTTTGCAAGAAATTAAGTCTTATTTCCCTTGCAACAAAATGCTTATAGACCAGTGTATTTATAGAAGtgaatcataataacaaagataacggtaataataataacaataatgataataatgataacaatattaataacaataataataataaaaataataataacaataacaactataatgataataacaacaataacaatgataaaaatagcaataacaataaaacaataacaataaaacaataacaccaacaacaataataacacaacaacaataacaatgacaataacaacaacaaccccgcCATTGTGAGAAGTGGAGACCGGAAAGGAAACTTGCGCCGTCCAGCAAAAAACGTACAAACTGcgtacaaatacaataataacaataacaacaacaactataataataacaacaataacaatgaaaacaacaacaacaataacaatgacaacaataacaacaataacaatgacaataacaacaacaataacaatgacaataacaataacaatgacaataacaacaataaaaatgacaataacaaaaataacaacaataacaataacaacaacaataacaatgaaaacaataacaacaacaaccccaccaTTGTTTGAGAAGAAGTGGAAACCGGAAAAAAGTTAACCTGCAAACTGCGTGAATTCTGAGTCTTAAAAATTTTCAGAAGACGACCATGAAGAAGCCAGGATTATcagggggggggtgttttgatGACCagtgacgagggagggaaggagggagggagggagggaaagggagggaaggggagggaagggggagggaaaggggagggggggagggagggagggggaagggaaagggagggagggagggagggaggagagagagggagagagagagagagagagagagagagcgagagcgagagagatagtgagtgagtgaggagagagagagagagagagagagagagagagagagagagagtggtgagtgagtgagtgagtggtgagtgagtgagtgagtgagtgagagagagagagagagagagagagagagagagagagagagagagagagagagagagagagagagagaaggagagggagaaggggagggaggagagggagagggagagagggggagagggagagggagagggaggggagggagggggggaagggagagggaaagggagggagggagggagagggagcgagggagggagggagggagagagggaaaaggaaggaggggggagggagggagagggaaagggagagaggaagggagggagggagggaggagaggaaaagggaaagggagggagagggagggagaggagagagagagagagagaggagagagagagagagagagagagaaagagagagagagagagagagataaaaggtaaagaaatgtatgtatataaatatatgtatatatatatgcgctcacgtgtgtgtgtgagtgtgtgtgtgtgtgtgtgataaataaacatatatgtgtatatacatatataacacacacacacacacacacacacacacacacacacacacacacacacacacacacacacacacacacacacacacatatatatatatatatatatatatatatatatgtatgtatgtatgtatatatatattttttttctctctctctgtcattatctGTAATGCTATACATGCCTTGCCATCAGTATCGCTTAACCATCTACGAAAGATTGACGTATCGGAACCGCTTTGGCCAATTTTTAAGTCTCGATATATCGGTATCGCCTTAGATAATTTTTTGCATCGATGTCTATCCTTgtaggaaggtgaaggaagaaaagaaaaggagaaaatagtaaataaaaaaggggaagaagagaaaggaggtgaaaacagtgtaaagagaggagaaaaaaatgagaaaagagtaaataaagaaaggaagaagagagaggaggtgaagacagcgtaaagagaggagagaaaaaaagcgaaagaggagagaaacgaaagattaaaaagagagggaggagtagatacGAAGAAAAGACAGtgtaaggagaaatagaaagaaaaagagaaaaaaaatcaagagaaggaagagagtagaTACGAAGAGCCGCACAAGGAATCCCAAAACTCCTTTCAATTTACTCGTATTTACTCGCTACTTATTGGCCTCCTAAGAGTGGCTTCGCCGAGCACAGCATTCATCCTCTGACGTCTATGAACTTCATTTAAAAAGGACAGGCTCTTTGTGAATACATTCTGTGGGCGCGGAGATCTGGCCtaaggtgcgagagagagagggagagggagggaaggagagggagggagggaaggagagggagggagggaaggagagggagggagggaaggagagggagggagggaaggaaggtagggagggagggaggaagggagggagggagggagggaggagggagggagggaaggagggagggaaggagggagggagggagggagggagagggagagagagagagagagagagggagagggagagggagagggagagagagagagagagggagggagagggagagagagggagagagagagagtgtgtgtgtgtgtgtgtgagagagagagagagagagagagagagagagagagagagagagagagagagagatgtgtgtgtgtgtgtgtgtgtgtatagtgtgtgtgtgtgtgtgtgtgtgtgtgtggtgagagagagagagagagagagagagagagagagagagagagagagagagagagagagagagagagagagagagagagagagagagagagagagagaggagggagggagggagggagagagagagagagagagagagagagagagagagagagagagagagagagagagagagagagagagtgtggagagagtgtgtgcgtgtgtgtgtgtgtgtgtgtgtgtgtgtgtgtgtgtgtgtgagagagagagagagacagagagagagagagagagagtgtgtgtgtgtgtgtgtgtgtgtgtgtgtgtgtgtgtgtgtgtgtgtgtgtgtgtgtgtgtgtgtgtgaaagagagagagagagagagagagagagagagagagacagagagagagagagagagagagagagagagagagagagagagagagaggagggagggagagagggagagggagggagagtgagggagggagagtgagggagggagagagtgagagagagagagagagagagagagagagagagagagagagagagagagagagagagagagagagagagagagagagagagagagagagagagagagagagagagagagagagagagagagagagagagagagagagagagagagagagagagagagagagagagagaaagagagagattgagttagagagagagagaagagagaaaaatattttgagagagagagaaagtaagagagagatgagagagagagagagaggagagagagagaaagcagagagagagagattgctagagagagagggtgaagaaagtagttgagaaagagagagaaagagagagagggagagagagggagagagagagagagagagagagagagagagagagagagagagagaaagagagaagagagaaagaaagagagagagagagagagagagagagagagagagagagagagagagagagagagagagagagagagagagagagagagagagagagagagagagagagagagagagagagagagagagagagagagagagagagagagagagagagagagagagagagagagagagagagagagagagagagagagagtgagaaaacgaaagagtgagagagtcagtgagagagagagagagagaatgagaaaacgaaagagagagagaaaggggggggagtgagtgagggagtgagagagagagagagagagagagagagagagagagagagagagagagagagagagagagagagagagagagagagagagagagagagagagagagagagagaagagagagagagagagagagagagagagagagaaagagaacgagagagagagagagagagagagagagagagagagagagagagagagagagagagagagagagagagagagagagagagagaaagtgagtgagagagagaaaaagaagagagagagagagagagagagagagagaaaaaagagaaagagtgagtgagagagagagaggaagaacgtgcAGGCCGCagggaaaaaaacaggagaaaaggatTCAAACGCATCTTTAATTATCTTTGTCAAGGTATATGCTCTCACTGtctccattaccccccccccccccgtcgctcctttttctcgctgtctctgtgtatgtcactgtctatgcctctctttctctctctccctcgccaacgctgtccctatctctctctctttctccccctttcattcttttatttgctttctctctctcttcttctccccctctctctcattcccttttcctcgtccgctctctctctctttctctctctctctcactcattctctttccctcgttctctctctctttccctccttcattctttcatttgctctctctctctctcattccctttccctcgttcgctctctctctctctctctcattctcttttccttcgtgctctctctctctcctctctctcattctccctcccttcctcactctctctcccccttcctccctccctctctccccctctctctcattctctctccccccttcctccttccttccctccctccctctctctccctccctctctcctccctccctcccccctctctctccctccctccctcccttttctccctccctcctcgcacaGAGTAGGGAAATATGTCATTTAGCAAGAACGCCATACTATATTCATTGCCACGTCAGCCAACCAAGCCTCAGTCCTTTGGCACTTCTCATGCCTTATTTCGCGAGGGGGTGAAGATGCCTCTCACTCTGGCTGTGATttaataaggaggagggagggagaggagggagggagagggaaagggagaggaagagggagaggcaggggggaggagggagagggaggagggagagggaggaaggagggagggaggaaggagggagagggaggggaagagggaaggaactaagtagggagaagaagggaaggagggaggaaggagagggtgggaaagagagaaggaggggaggaaggagggagagagagggaaagaaggaaagaaggagatggagggaaggagggagaagaagacaaggaggaagagggacaggtagagggagggagaaagagagagagagaagggggggcggagggatgaacagacagataaacaaaaataaatagataggtagaataatagtaataatgacaagaaaatagatgtgatagacatcaaaggtcacatAGCACTACGACACTGTACTGTGGTGAGAGTTTTTTAAAAGTTAAAGAGTTAAAATGTCATATTTCAACGGTCACATACTGTATGACAGCACAGTAGttaaaggaataggaagagggataaaaTGTCATATTTCAACGGTCATATACTGTATGACAGCACAGTAGttaaaggaataggaagagggagtagaTGGGATAGGATAAGTATTGACGAACGGAGGAAGTGAATAGGACAAAGGACGGTTAaatcaaatgaaggatatttaagcgtctgaggaaggagaataggatatGATAACGtctgaagaaggagaataggagggaaaaagTTGGGGATTCTGTGGGGATGTCCGAcaggttggggggggttgggggaaggagggatatgtgAGGGAAAGTAAGGATACGGGCTTCGGTAAAGTGGAGGCAGGATAGTAGGATATATGgggcggaaagagggagggaaagagggaaggagggagagggagggaaggagggaggcaggaaggagagggataaggagggaggggaggagggagaggaaggaaggaggggaaagggagaaggagggagagggagggaagagggaaggagggagagggaggaaaagagggaaggagggagagggagggaaagagggatgaagggagagggagggaaagagagaaggagggagagggagggaaagagggaaggaaggagagggagggaaagaggataggagggagaagggaaggagggagggatggagagagtaagagaggtttgagggatggacagacagatagacaaagataaatggataggtagacagacagacaaatggttagatagaatagatagatagaaagggagtagGTGGCATAGCAACACCGTTAGCGTATACGCAAACTAATAGATAAGATTTTTTagtaagttatttatttatcattatctattttttttccaaaattattTGTCTAAATTTTCAAAACGGTATCTGTGTTCTTTAACATACGACCCAATTTCTTTAAATACCCGTTTTCGTTTGTGACCCATTTTCTTTAAAGTAATGCCAGTTTTCTTTAGCGACCCATTTTCTTTAAATACCCGTTTTCTTTAGCGACCCATTTTCTTTAAAGTAATGCCCGTTTTCTTTAGTGACCCATTTTCCTTAAAGTAATGCCCGTTTTCTTTAGCGACCCATTTTCTTTAAATACCCGTTTTCTTTAGCGACCCATTTTCTTTAAAGTAATGCCCGTTTTCTTTAGTGACCCATTTTCCTTAAAGTAATGCCCGTTTTCTTTAGCGACCCATTTTCTTTAAAGTAATGCCCGTTTTCTTTAGTGACCCATTTTCTTTGCAGTGATGCCCGTTTTATCTTTCACAGCGacatccgttttctttataaTGACGGTCGTTCTTTTTACAGTGACCCGTTCATTCACAGATATATCCTTCTATTTTTCAGTTATgcccactttgtttttttttcacagcgatatctgttttctttacaattattgttttttttttttttttttttttacagtgaccCCTTTTACAGTCACCCGTTTTCTTTACACCGCTGCCATTTCGTCTTCTTACAGTAACATTCGTTTTCGTTACAGCGACGCCCGTTTTCTCTAGAGCAACACCCATTTTCTTTAAAAGCGACGCCCGTTTTCTCTAGAGCAACACCCATTTTCTGTAAAAGCGGCGCCCATTTTCTCTAGAGCAACACCCATTTTCTTTAAAAGCGAcgcccgttttctgttgagcAACACCCATTTTCTTTAAAAACGACGCCCGTTTTCTCTAGAGCAACACCCATTTTCTTTAAAAGTGAcgcccgttttctgttgagcAACACCCATTTTCTTTAAAAACGACGCCCGTTTTCCCTAGAGCAACACCCATTTTCTTTAAAAGAGACGCCCGTTTTCTCTGGAGCAACACCCATTTTCTTTAAAAGCGACGCCCGTTTTCTCTAGAGCAACACCCATTTTCGTTAAAAGCAACGCCCGTTTTCTCTAGAGCAACACCCATTTTCTGTAAAAGCGACGCCCGTTTTCTTTGCGACAACATCCGTTTCCCTTCTACCCTTGATGGTAGACTCTTATAAAGTCCCAGCTACATTAAAATGATTACTCCCTATGAACTACATCTCATATACATTTCAAACCATATAATTTcaataacaaagaacagaaaTGCTTTATATCATGAATTCtttccagttttttttcctttttttcattttttatttatttttttttctttagctcaTATTAAGattatctgtctcctctctctctctgaaaaaaaaaaaatctcttttacgTGAATCATGATATTAAAGTAGCCTTTATTCCGTACTTTAACACCTGCAACAAAGAAATTCAAAGAGATCAACTTCATCAAGATTTGGAATTAACAATTTGATTCaacaaatgtaaaataaaagTCATCAGTGAGTGAAAATAACTAACACGAAGGTGCCTCCCGTAAATGGCACTTTTTCATGTCATAATTCCCTCAGAATTACATAGATGAgtattagagaaagaaagagagagagggggggagggagggggagaaagggagggagagaggggagagagagagagagagagagaaagagggaaaggagagagagggggagggagggagggagggagggggagggggagagggagaaagggagggggagagggagagggagagggagagagagagagggagagggagagggagagggagagagagagagagagagagagagagagagagagagagatagagagagggggagggagggagagagggaaggagggagagagaaagagggaaggagagagagagagagggagggagggagagagatagggagagggagggagagagatagagatagggagggagagagatagggagagggagagagagagagagagagagagagagagagagagagagagagagagagaga encodes:
- the LOC138863765 gene encoding uncharacterized protein; protein product: MRREQRNYEDGCCLCAYVAGGSKTKRKLTEYPDLSFARRPVPHSESIPYTRSVPYTRSILYTRSILYTRSVPYTRSIPYTRSIAYTRSIPYTRSIPYTRSIPYTRSMPYTRSIAYTRSIPCTRSIPYTRSIPYTRSIPYTRSIPYTRSIPYTRSIPYTRSIPYTRFIPCTRFIPYTRSVPYTRSIPYTRSIPYTLYPVYTLYSVYTLYPIPRLYPIPGYTLYPVYTLYPVYIPYTRSIPYTRSIAYTRSIPYTRSIPYTRSIAYTRSIPYTRSIAYTRSIAYTRSIAYTRSIPYTRSIPYTRSIPYTRSIPYTRSIPCTLYPVYTLYPVYTLYPVYTLYPIPGLYPVPGLYPIPGLYPIPGLYPIPGLYPIPGLYPIPGLYPIPGLYLIPGLYPIPGLYPIPETRLGMFTFEV